Genomic segment of Dermacentor albipictus isolate Rhodes 1998 colony chromosome 5, USDA_Dalb.pri_finalv2, whole genome shotgun sequence:
CAGGCTTTCTGGATTCCCACATTCATAATCTCTCAAGAAGTCTAGACTGGCAATGCAGGAAGTGCTGATAAAATCGCCAAGCCTGCCTAAGCAAACTCTTGTGCCATTGACATAGCCGCTGGACAACTTCTTAACTGTCTGGCGCAAGCTAAGTGGAACCTTCCCATTCACCAGCTGTCTTTGCTGAAGTGTCACAACCATCGTTGGTCGCCCGAGAATGTTCCAGTGCGACTGCAATACAGAAATGTTCGAGCACAGCGTGTCTGCAAAGAGGTCTCCATCATTCACCAAGTGAAACTCTTCACTGTCCAAATTCTGCGGTGAGAAGACAAATAGCCGGTCCTGGAGCAGGTACAGCTTGCTTGTTGCCAACAGGCCCACGTCTTTGGTTGGACGACCCTTAAGACCAAGCTTGCAGTTTCTGCCTAGATAGGAATAAAGCTCCCCCAACACTCGAGCTGGCTGCACTTCAAAAGGGCACACCTCACTGACTGTTTGAATGTCTGCGCAGATAGCCGAGAGCCTTTCCTGGAGGTACGTATCTTCAGCCAACAATACTACCTGAACTACTACTTCGGGCCGCTTCAGGGAGCACAGGCGACGATTCAGTGGGTCCAATTCACCAGGCGCAAGGAAGCCTTCCTGCAAAAGACGGCCCACTATGAACAGAGACTGCGACCACATGTAAGGAACCTGCCCAATCGGCACCCTGGCCTGACTGTGGGGCATCTCAGATTCCAGATGCACTTTGTCTGCAGGTACACCATACATTTCGGGTACATGCCTGAGACCTTCCTCTGTCCTTATCATAACTCGTTCCAATTTTTCAGAATACTCGTCCACCATGCCCTTATCACCCCTAAAGCAAGCATCTATGATCATGTAGCAGAAGAAGAGAGGCCATTCGCACTCGATGTTGTCAAATGCCTTCAGTTCCCAAGGTTCATAGTGCAACCTTCGAGAATCCTCTCTTGCAGTCTTGTAGCCATCCCGCAGGAACCTCTTACAGCCGTAATGGCCCTGAAGCTTTTCAATGACAGCTGTTCGTGTTGTTTCAATCAGTTCCGGGTCTGTGACTGAGAACGCTGGAAAACCAATCACTGTTAGCAATGCCGCACCCACTTCCTTTGAGCTAGATTCCCGTGGCAACATCGAATTGAGCACTGCATCACACTTCTGGGCTTCGTCTGGAAGCACGTGGATGACTGAAGGTGGTCCGCCTCTGCCGCCGAACAAGTCCAGCTCATTCATGGCCTCCAATGCAGCCTTGGCAGCACCCACAGAGCTGGCATTGAGCTCTGGAAGTCCGTGGTTGGTCTTGTCGCCGCGTTCCCATATGCCATAATCTGGAATGCAGTAAGCGTTCTCTATATAAAACACAAGGTTCTGCACAAATGCCACCTCGTCGAGGCTAAACACAACCTGGAGGCCCGATGCAGTCATCTGCGCTAGCACCAGAAGGTACACAGAAGTAGCATCAAGCTGCAGATGACCCCACTCCGCATCACTGACACAGGTGCTCCCCGTCACGGAGCTGTACTTGGCATGGAGGCAGTCTGCAGGGCTCTGGCTCTCCTTGAAGCGCTCGACTTTGTCCTTTTGCTTCATCATGGCCATGAGCAGACCGCGCATCAGCTTGACACAGCTTTGCTCCAGCTCGTACGTCTTGGCACGATCTTCGTCAAGCTCTGCATTTTTCTTGTAGGCCATGGAGAGTGCCCAGACTGACAGCACACAGTAGACGTTGTCACGCACCCATGCATGGTTCTCGTACTTCTGGGATGGGATCAGGCCAGTGACAGGATCCTGGTGGTTCAGGATGGTGCGGTACAGCAGGCGCTGATAGTAGTCCAGCCGGACGCCAGAGTTGCTCCTGCTCCTCATGCTTCCTCGTTTTGTGCAGGCCTGAGAACGTAAAGTAGGTTAATGACCAAGTGTTGCAAAGCTAACGCAATAACAAGAAGCATTTGGCACCTAGTTCTAAAAGAAACAATGTACACATTGCTTCTACCACACTAGACTTGAGAATGGGACTAGAGTTGCTATGTGGGCTTGTAGACATGCCACCTGGGAGCACTCATCATCATCCTATGTGCATTgaaggacaaaggcctctcccagcgatctcgaaGTGCTAGCTGACCCCATACTATGCcagcaaatttcccaatttcatcacagCACCTAATTCTTTTGTCATCATAAACTGTGCTTTCGTTTCCTCTCCATCCATGTTGTGAGTCTAACAGAgcactggttatctgccctatgcatcacatggcctgcccaactctACTCctccctcttaatgtcaactagaatattggatACTGTCATTTGCTCTCTAATGTACACCGCTGTCTTCCCATCTCTCAACATTATTCCTAGCATTTTTCACTTCATCGTTCATTGAACGGTTCAACTTTTCTCAAGCTTCTTGCAAAgcttctgccccatatatcagtactggtagaatgcaatgattgtacacttttcttttcaagggtAGTGGTAGGCTGCTGGTGATGacctggcaatgcctgccgtaatGCTTGAAATGCTATCATGGTACAAACAAGACAAAGATATAAGAACAGGGCATAGTACAGCCTGCATCGATATCAGTTTCCTGTGCCCCTGCTACATCGGCATTTCATTTTGaagcgaaagcatcaaatggcccctTGAGTGAAAAAACTGGTGCCTGTAGTCTGTAAAAATGAAACAACACCTCAAGtcccattggctgcaacgccaTGTCATGAGAGCGCCTCAATGGAGTGGAATGGGCAAAAGGGTGCACCTGCTGCTGTGGTAGCATGCGAGGTGTTGCGTGAGGAGAGATGCCATCGTCGCAATGCCGCACCAGCCTCGCCCTCACTCCTGGAAGCCGGTGTGCGGTGCCCGAGCCAGtgccacaggctgctgctgctagaTGGCTTGGGCAGTACATGCCACTATCACCTGCCGGCCTTAGTGGccactgctgcttcctcggtctctcgtcacGCAGGACGTTAATGGCATGTGGCGTTGCActgtaggctgctgctgcttgctcgGGCAGCACATACTGCTATGGTACATTACTTGCAGTGTGAAACTTGAAGGACTGCTCAGCCACGTTCACTTAggcattaatgctttcacatttcTAACTCATAAGgcgtgcttaggtgtcctcggatattTTTGAGAATGCGGGCACTGTGCTTCACACTTGGCCCCTATCATTTATAGAAACAGTTGGGTTGAGATGGTTGACTTCAGTGTTACTTGCAGGTTTTGCTGCAGCAGTTGATCAGGCATGTGTTGTGATAAGACTGTGTGAAAACATGGCAAAAGGAAGGTATTTTTCC
This window contains:
- the LOC135906882 gene encoding probable phosphorylase b kinase regulatory subunit alpha, whose product is MRSRSNSGVRLDYYQRLLYRTILNHQDPVTGLIPSQKYENHAWVRDNVYCVLSVWALSMAYKKNAELDEDRAKTYELEQSCVKLMRGLLMAMMKQKDKVERFKESQSPADCLHAKYSSVTGSTCVSDAEWGHLQLDATSVYLLVLAQMTASGLQVVFSLDEVAFVQNLVFYIENAYCIPDYGIWERGDKTNHGLPELNASSVGAAKAALEAMNELDLFGGRGGPPSVIHVLPDEAQKCDAVLNSMLPRESSSKEVGAALLTVIGFPAFSVTDPELIETTRTAVIEKLQGHYGCKRFLRDGYKTAREDSRRLHYEPWELKAFDNIECEWPLFFCYMIIDACFRGDKGMVDEYSEKLERVMIRTEEGLRHVPEMYGVPADKVHLESEMPHSQARVPIGQVPYMWSQSLFIVGRLLQEGFLAPGELDPLNRRLCSLKRPEVVVQVVLLAEDTYLQERLSAICADIQTVSEVCPFEVQPARVLGELYSYLGRNCKLGLKGRPTKDVGLLATSKLYLLQDRLFVFSPQNLDSEEFHLVNDGDLFADTLCSNISVLQSHWNILGRPTMVVTLQQRQLVNGKVPLSLRQTVKKLSSGYVNGTRVCLGRLGDFISTSCIASLDFLRDYECGNPESLPTQVRDYLDREMRRTWLNRPGAIMHDPLRMGIPSARSRKSGVAGLVKRSRSITSRDGLDPEFNTFMSSYPSTTIASITPRRRSLEEELPLRAMSELHLDHVAEWELLNTLRETDSLEEQGDILHYLSVHKGLNWDTGLGQPHSVVTVKDLFQDFYERTCQEHKWGLVRHFASCLGKRVEDLAKSVTDLLVRQKQVTVGMPAHQEEVITRPLSTKELRIIIARVHRNDQSTAMLTQELLAYLAMFIRTEPHLFREMLRLRVGLIIQVMAAELARATKCSPHDTADLLLNLSPFEMKSLLRNILSGQELAAVKSISAVSPGSFAAKCSIVDTFVHGDVEDDSRVSGRQGQWLRRRRLDGALNRVPVDFYSGVWHVLERCPGVWAGGQCLQQTLTREMTPGELKFALRVEEMLNKVPEPEYRQLLVEALMVLSLVVESEAVASFSMPIDVEAIVQRAHALFLEDQRFCRGNSMLCCTGSTPIVACCQTAGLCQHFLDSAPSGCFGTMTYLVRSVAYTLHDLPQSVLECPVS